The following coding sequences lie in one Salmo salar chromosome ssa13, Ssal_v3.1, whole genome shotgun sequence genomic window:
- the tmem82 gene encoding transmembrane protein 82 yields the protein MLSLITSFLPSLPGWLTLDANPLDSLLQGLVGACGISVLCNLLRVHVFLEAESSSNISSSKETSMQKKPRHQASATIGLCGTLQFLFLSVMLAVVGSRVASLVVLEFSLRAVSAWVTAGPESSRFLQQLLVQCQFSLGCALSCSLHFLHEGAPQRWLCLLLAAGLSWFLASQTGRLRLHVIALYKLHSSQRYCGVCIALLTSGCSLLPHLTRALMLSFAVAAISAISIINKHFLSATEALRFWTPLTICYTLLVVYMQEEQHRQPSGQAVINTVVVRLGGLTVLMLTVGRWADVLHILLCFLGEAGCLIPSRDLLDATTQDMEEVPRHSQGSENRRRHLTPGKDHQS from the exons ATGTTATCTTTAATTACATCGTTTCTTCCGAGTTTACCTGGATGGCTGACGCTTGATGCAAACCCCCTGGACAGTCTACTCCAAG GGCTTGTCGGCGCATGTGGGATCTCTGTTCTCTGTAACCTGTTGAGAGTACACGTATTCTTAGAGGCTGAAAG TTCAAGCAACATAAGCAGCAGTAAAGAGACATCTATGCAGAAGAAACCAAGGCATCAAGCCAGTGCTACAATTGGGCTGTGTGGAACTCTCCAGTTCTTGTTCCTGTCAGTGATGCTGGCTGTAGTGGGCTCTCGGGTTGCCTCCCTGGTGGTTCTAGAGTTCTCCCTCAGAGCAGTGTCAGCTTGGGTCACAGCTGGACCA GAGTCCAGTAGGTTCCTACAGCAGCTGCTGGTGCAGTGCCAGTTCTCCCTGGGTTGTGCCCTCAGCTGCAGTCTCCATTTCCTCCACGAGGGGGCGCCGCAGCGCTGGCTCTGCCTCCTCCTAGCTGCAGGACTGAGCTGGTTCCTGGCCAGCCAGACTGGGCGCCTACGGCTCCATGTCATTGCACTGTACAAACTACACAGTTCCCAGCGCTACTGTGGAGTGTGCATTGCACTGCTCACATCAGGTTGCTCTTTGTTACCACACCTGACCAGGGCCCTTATGCTCAGCTTTGCAGTGGCTGCCATTTCCGCCATATCTATAATAAACAAACACTTCCTCTCAGCTACAGAAGCCCTCAGGTTCTGGACTCCACTGACAATCTGCTACACACTGCTGGTGGTGTATATGCAGG AGGAGCAACATCGCCAGCCAAGTGGCCAAGCTGTTATAAACACAGTGGTGGTGCGTCTGGGGGGGCTCACGGTCCTGATGCTGACTGTCGGCCGCTGGGCAGATGTGCTCCATATCCTTCTGTGCTTCCTGGGTGAGGCTGGCTGTCTGATACCCTCCAGAGACCTGTTGGATGCTACAACACAA gaTATGGAGGAAGTTCCCAGACATTCCCAGGGAAGTGAGAACCGGAGGAGACACCTGACACCTGGCAAAGACCACCAGAGTTAA